TATAACGGCAGCAGTCTTCTGATCGACTGCGGAGAGGGGACGCAGATCGCGATCAAGGAGAGAGGATGGAGCTTTAAACCCATCGATGTGATCTGCTTTACCCATTATCACGGAGACCACGTAAGCGGGCTTCCGGGATTGTTGCTCACCATGGGAAATGCGGACCGGACGGAACCTCTGACCCTGATCGGCCCCAAGGGGCTGGAGCGGGTGGTGAACGCCCTTAGGGTGATCGCGCCGGAACTGCCGTTTCCCATCAAATGTATAGAGATCAACGGACCGGAGCAGACCTTTGAGATGAATGGTTACCGGCTGAAGGCCTTCCGGGTGAACCACAATGTGCTCTGCTACGGGTATGCTCTGGAGGTGGACCGGGCGGGCAAGTTTGACGTGGAGCGGGCCAATGCGGCCGGGATCCCGCAGAGGTTCTGGGGGATCCTGCAGAAAGGGGAGACGGTGGAGGATGACGGGAACGTCTACACACCGGATATGGTGCTGGGCCCTCCCAGGAAAGGGTTGAAGGTGACCTATTCCACAGATACCCGGCCCACTGATTCCATCCGGGAAAATGCGGCGGGATCGGATCTCTTCATTTGCGAAGGAATGTACGGGGAGAAGGATAAGCAGAAGAAAGCCAAAGAATATAAGCACATGACTTTCTACGAGGCGGCGCAGATCGCCAAAGACGCGGATGTGGCGGAAATGTGGCTTACCCATTACAGCCCGTCCCTGACAAAGCCGGAAGAATATATGGATGAGGTGCGGGCTATCTTTCCCCGGACAGTAGCGGCGAAAGACGGGCGTACGATGGAACTTGTTTTTACAGACTGAGCAGGGAGGAACAAGAGATGGAAGATACACTGATCCTGGCAATTGAGAGTTCCTGTGACGAGACCGCGGCGGCGGTGGTCAGAAATGGAAGAGAAGTCCTCTCCAACGTGATCTCCTCCCAGATCGATCTCCATACTCTCTATGGCGGCGTTGTGCCGGAGATCGCTTCCAGGAAACATATTGAGCGGATCAACCAGGTGATCGAAGAAGCGCTGAGCACAGCGGGGGTTTCCCTGGCGCAGACGGACGCGGTGGCGGTCACCTACGGCCCCGGTCTGGTGGGAGCCCTGCTTGTGGGCGTGGCGGAGGCGAAGGCCATTGCTTACGCGGCGGGGAAGCCGCTGGTGGGCGTACATCATATTGAAGGACACATTGCAGCGAACTTTATCGAGCATCCGGAACTGGAACCGCCTTTTCTGTCCCTGGTGG
This window of the Massilistercora timonensis genome carries:
- a CDS encoding ribonuclease Z, encoding MLDVCLLGTGGMMPLPYRWLTALMVRYNGSSLLIDCGEGTQIAIKERGWSFKPIDVICFTHYHGDHVSGLPGLLLTMGNADRTEPLTLIGPKGLERVVNALRVIAPELPFPIKCIEINGPEQTFEMNGYRLKAFRVNHNVLCYGYALEVDRAGKFDVERANAAGIPQRFWGILQKGETVEDDGNVYTPDMVLGPPRKGLKVTYSTDTRPTDSIRENAAGSDLFICEGMYGEKDKQKKAKEYKHMTFYEAAQIAKDADVAEMWLTHYSPSLTKPEEYMDEVRAIFPRTVAAKDGRTMELVFTD